From one Paeniglutamicibacter psychrophenolicus genomic stretch:
- a CDS encoding DegV family protein → MDQSQPAHQPPRPSGPGGWMGRLRGRRQRTGAPVQGKAQNAGSVPVGVVTDSAAALPETWVGQHARYLRVVPMPVMVDDQIFSEGTDDVPTELALGLAMGKAVRTSRPAPGQMLRAYQELAAAGVKEIISIHLSGALSGTVEAARLAAESSPVPVTVVDSLTVALAEGFAVMDVVELAATGAPIEELRAVAERAAENHVYFAVPSLEQLRRGGRIGALASVLGTLLNVKPILSVCDGHIIAHEKVRTHSRTLARLVAIARQEAAERGPEVRLAVHYFGNQEAAEEIVQELAGASAFEVLAIPVPAVLGAHTGAGVLAVAIAGGKEPAAPGPARPEPKPRPAPKPKPEPRPKPEPKSRNEAPRRDARRRTAAVQAPSAPSAQTPPSVPGPERPETP, encoded by the coding sequence ATGGACCAATCGCAGCCCGCCCACCAACCGCCGCGCCCCTCGGGCCCCGGCGGTTGGATGGGTCGGCTGCGCGGCCGGAGGCAACGCACCGGCGCCCCGGTGCAGGGCAAGGCCCAAAATGCGGGCTCGGTGCCCGTGGGCGTGGTGACCGATTCGGCCGCCGCGCTGCCCGAGACCTGGGTGGGGCAGCACGCACGCTACCTGCGAGTGGTGCCCATGCCGGTGATGGTCGATGACCAGATCTTCTCCGAGGGCACCGACGATGTGCCCACCGAGCTTGCCCTTGGCCTGGCCATGGGCAAGGCGGTGCGCACCTCGCGCCCGGCCCCCGGGCAGATGCTGCGCGCCTACCAGGAACTCGCCGCGGCCGGGGTGAAGGAAATCATCTCCATCCACCTCTCCGGCGCACTTTCCGGAACGGTGGAGGCCGCACGCCTGGCCGCCGAGTCCTCCCCGGTTCCCGTCACCGTCGTCGATTCGCTCACCGTGGCCCTGGCCGAGGGATTTGCCGTCATGGATGTGGTGGAGCTGGCCGCGACCGGCGCGCCCATCGAGGAACTGCGGGCCGTGGCCGAAAGGGCCGCGGAAAACCACGTGTACTTTGCCGTTCCCTCCCTGGAGCAGCTGCGCCGCGGCGGGCGGATCGGGGCCCTGGCCTCGGTGCTGGGCACGCTGCTGAACGTCAAGCCGATCCTGTCGGTGTGCGACGGGCACATCATCGCCCACGAAAAGGTCCGCACGCATTCGCGCACGCTGGCCCGCCTGGTGGCCATCGCCCGGCAGGAGGCCGCCGAACGCGGGCCCGAGGTGCGCCTGGCGGTGCACTACTTCGGCAACCAGGAAGCAGCCGAGGAAATCGTGCAGGAACTGGCCGGTGCCTCCGCATTCGAGGTCCTGGCCATCCCGGTGCCCGCGGTGCTCGGCGCCCACACCGGCGCCGGGGTGCTGGCCGTCGCGATAGCCGGCGGCAAGGAACCTGCAGCGCCGGGTCCTGCGCGTCCCGAACCGAAGCCCAGGCCGGCACCGAAGCCGAAACCCGAGCCCCGGCCCAAGCCGGAGCCGAAGTCCCGCAACGAGGCCCCGCGCCGCGA
- the leuS gene encoding leucine--tRNA ligase, translated as MSTQPTGTETADNDSTAAAYSFQDMEAKWAPVWDELGVFTPKDDGSAERRYVLDMFPYPSGDLHMGHAEAFAMGDVVARYWRQQGYDVMHPIGWDSFGLPAENAAIKRNAHPSEWTYANIDTQAASFKRYAISADWERRIHTSDPEYYRWTQWLFTRFYEKGLAYRKNHPVNWCPKDQTVLANEQVVNGACERCGTPVTKKSLNQWYFKITDYADRLLDDMDALHGHWPERVLAMQKNWIGRSEGAHVDFIVEATDTQEAHKTTVFTTRPDTLHGATFFVVAADAELANELVTEEHRQALEEYQDKVKALSEIERQATEREKTGVFTGRYAINPLNGEKLPVWAADYVLAEYGTGAIMAVPAHDQRDLDFARTFHLPVRVVVDTGAEDPAETGIATAGEGTLVNSGELDGLPKAEGIARAIEIVEAAGTGEKFVNFRLRDWLLSRQRFWGTPIPIIHCETCGEVPVPDDQLPVRLPDDLRGEDLAPKGTSPLAAASDWVNVPCPKCGTDAKRDTDTMDTFVDSSWYFLRFVSPNYTEGPFDPQAVRDWMPVGQYVGGVEHAILHLLYSRFFTKVIHDLGLIDVTEPFSALLNQGQVLNGGKAMSKSLGNGVDLGEQLDKYGVDAVRLTMIFASPPEDDVDWADVSPSGSQKFLARAWRMAQDVSSAPGTDPATGDKALRSVTHKAVHEAAGMLDTGKFNVVIAKTMELVNATRKAIDSGAGAADPAVREAAEAVAIILSLFAPYTAEDMWAALGHEPSVANAGWPAVDEALLIEDTITAVVQIKGKVRARLEVSVDITAEELEALAMADEAVVRCLDGAAVAKVIVRAPKLVNVVPAS; from the coding sequence GTGAGCACTCAGCCCACCGGCACCGAAACCGCGGACAACGATTCCACCGCAGCGGCCTACAGCTTCCAGGACATGGAAGCCAAATGGGCTCCGGTGTGGGACGAACTAGGGGTCTTCACGCCCAAGGACGACGGCAGTGCCGAGCGCCGCTACGTGTTGGACATGTTCCCGTACCCCTCCGGCGACCTGCACATGGGCCACGCCGAGGCCTTCGCCATGGGAGACGTCGTCGCCCGCTACTGGCGCCAGCAGGGATACGACGTGATGCACCCGATCGGCTGGGACTCCTTCGGGCTGCCCGCCGAGAACGCCGCGATCAAGCGCAACGCCCACCCCTCGGAGTGGACCTACGCCAACATCGACACCCAGGCCGCCAGCTTCAAGCGCTACGCGATCTCCGCCGACTGGGAACGCCGCATCCACACCTCCGACCCGGAGTACTACCGCTGGACCCAGTGGCTGTTCACCCGTTTCTACGAAAAGGGCCTGGCCTACCGCAAGAACCACCCGGTGAACTGGTGCCCGAAGGACCAGACCGTGCTGGCCAACGAGCAGGTAGTCAACGGCGCCTGCGAACGCTGCGGCACCCCGGTGACCAAGAAGTCGCTGAACCAGTGGTATTTCAAGATCACCGACTACGCCGACCGCCTGCTCGATGACATGGACGCGCTGCACGGGCACTGGCCCGAGCGCGTGCTGGCCATGCAGAAGAACTGGATCGGCCGTTCCGAGGGCGCGCACGTCGACTTCATCGTCGAGGCCACCGACACGCAGGAAGCACACAAGACCACGGTCTTCACCACCCGCCCGGACACGCTGCACGGCGCCACCTTCTTCGTGGTCGCCGCCGACGCCGAGCTGGCCAACGAGCTGGTCACCGAGGAGCACCGCCAGGCGCTGGAGGAGTACCAGGACAAGGTCAAGGCCTTGAGCGAGATCGAGCGCCAGGCCACCGAGCGCGAGAAGACCGGTGTGTTCACCGGTCGCTACGCCATCAACCCGCTCAACGGGGAAAAGCTGCCGGTCTGGGCCGCGGACTACGTGCTGGCCGAATACGGCACCGGCGCGATCATGGCCGTGCCCGCCCACGACCAGCGCGACCTGGACTTCGCCCGCACCTTCCACCTGCCGGTGCGCGTGGTCGTTGACACCGGCGCCGAGGATCCGGCCGAAACCGGCATTGCCACCGCCGGCGAGGGCACCCTGGTGAACTCCGGCGAGCTGGACGGGCTGCCGAAGGCCGAGGGCATTGCCCGCGCCATCGAGATCGTCGAAGCCGCCGGCACGGGCGAGAAGTTCGTGAACTTCCGCCTGCGCGACTGGCTGCTGAGCCGCCAGCGTTTCTGGGGCACCCCGATCCCGATCATCCACTGCGAAACATGCGGCGAGGTCCCGGTTCCGGATGACCAGCTGCCGGTGCGCCTGCCGGACGACCTGCGCGGCGAGGACCTGGCCCCCAAGGGCACCAGCCCGTTGGCAGCGGCCAGCGACTGGGTCAACGTGCCGTGCCCGAAGTGCGGGACCGACGCCAAGCGCGACACCGACACCATGGACACCTTCGTGGATTCTTCCTGGTACTTCCTGCGCTTCGTCTCCCCGAACTACACCGAGGGCCCGTTTGACCCGCAGGCGGTGCGCGACTGGATGCCGGTCGGGCAGTACGTGGGAGGCGTCGAGCACGCCATCCTGCACCTGCTCTACTCGCGCTTCTTCACCAAGGTCATCCACGACCTGGGCCTGATCGACGTGACCGAACCCTTCAGCGCGCTGCTGAACCAGGGCCAGGTGCTCAACGGCGGCAAGGCCATGAGCAAGTCGCTGGGCAACGGCGTGGATTTGGGCGAGCAGCTGGACAAGTACGGCGTTGACGCCGTGCGCCTGACCATGATCTTCGCCTCCCCGCCGGAGGACGACGTGGACTGGGCCGATGTCTCCCCTTCGGGTTCGCAGAAGTTCCTGGCCCGCGCCTGGCGAATGGCCCAGGATGTTTCCAGCGCACCGGGGACCGACCCGGCCACCGGTGACAAGGCGCTGCGCTCGGTCACCCACAAGGCGGTGCACGAGGCCGCCGGCATGCTGGATACCGGCAAGTTCAACGTCGTGATCGCCAAGACCATGGAGCTGGTCAACGCGACCCGCAAGGCCATCGACTCCGGTGCCGGCGCAGCCGACCCGGCGGTGCGCGAGGCCGCGGAGGCCGTGGCGATCATCCTCTCGCTCTTCGCCCCGTACACGGCCGAAGACATGTGGGCGGCCCTGGGGCACGAGCCCTCGGTCGCCAACGCCGGATGGCCCGCCGTCGACGAGGCGCTGCTCATCGAGGACACCATCACCGCCGTGGTGCAGATCAAGGGCAAGGTCCGGGCCCGCCTGGAGGTCTCGGTGGACATCACGGCCGAGGAACTCGAGGCGCTGGCCATGGCGGACGAGGCCGTGGTGCGCTGCCTCGACGGTGCGGCGGTCGCCAAGGTGATCGTGCGCGCGCCGAAGCTGGTCAACGTGGTCCCGGCCTCCTAG